Proteins found in one Alphaproteobacteria bacterium genomic segment:
- a CDS encoding fumarylacetoacetate hydrolase family protein: LYRQLSEGANVGDVFPFNPREVASPLPRAYQFLDGSAYVNHVELVRNSRGVEMPESFWTDPLMYQGCSDSFHGPCDDLPYISSEEWGTDFEGEVAVIVNDVPSGVSPEQAEKHIKLVMLCNDVSLRLLAMPELKKGFGFVQCKPPSSFSPVAVSTTELGDYWREGRLHLPLRSYLNDERFGEPNAGVDMVFNFAQLVAHAARTRPLAAGTIIGSGTVSNKDRSVGSSCLVEKRTIEKLDNGESTTPFLKAGDTVKIEMLDDYHNSIFGAIEQTMIPHRPASKSDAA; encoded by the coding sequence ATTGTACCGTCAACTTTCAGAGGGCGCGAATGTGGGCGATGTGTTTCCGTTTAATCCGCGTGAAGTGGCCTCGCCTTTGCCGCGTGCTTATCAGTTTTTAGACGGTTCTGCTTATGTGAATCATGTGGAATTAGTGCGTAATTCTCGCGGCGTAGAAATGCCTGAGAGTTTCTGGACAGACCCGCTGATGTATCAGGGATGTTCCGACAGCTTTCACGGCCCATGCGATGATTTGCCTTATATCAGTTCTGAAGAATGGGGAACAGATTTTGAAGGTGAAGTGGCAGTAATTGTGAACGATGTGCCTTCGGGCGTTTCGCCAGAGCAAGCAGAAAAGCATATTAAGCTGGTGATGCTATGCAATGATGTGTCGCTACGTTTACTGGCCATGCCTGAGCTGAAAAAAGGGTTTGGCTTTGTGCAATGTAAGCCGCCATCTTCGTTCTCTCCCGTTGCGGTATCTACCACAGAGCTTGGCGATTATTGGCGCGAAGGGCGTTTGCATTTGCCGTTGCGTTCATATTTGAATGACGAGCGGTTCGGCGAACCAAATGCAGGGGTGGATATGGTATTTAATTTCGCACAGTTAGTTGCCCACGCCGCACGCACACGCCCCTTGGCCGCAGGTACGATTATTGGCTCTGGCACAGTGTCTAACAAAGACCGCAGCGTGGGCTCTTCATGTTTGGTGGAAAAACGTACGATAGAAAAGCTTGATAATGGCGAAAGCACCACACCATTTTTGAAAGCGGGAGATACGGTAAAAATTGAAATGCTGGATGATTATCATAACAGCATTTTTGGTGCGATTGAGCAGACAATGATACCGCATCGCCCAGCCAGTAAAAGTGATGCTGCATAA
- the maiA gene encoding maleylacetoacetate isomerase, whose amino-acid sequence MELFTYYRSSASYRVRIALNMKGLEAQHIAVNLLDSEQRSESYGMLNPQKLIPALMTDDSQLLTQSLAILEYLEERYPDVSPLLPKDILGRARVRSLAQSIACEISPLNNLRVLRYLVQDLQASEEQKLQWYRHWIHIGFEAVEAMLQQRQTGQFCHGNSPGMADCCLVPQIYNAQRFDCDLERYPTIMRIGDACAALPAFADAHPAKQADTPLEEQ is encoded by the coding sequence ATGGAGTTGTTTACTTATTACCGCTCATCCGCATCATACCGTGTTCGCATTGCCCTGAATATGAAGGGGCTGGAAGCGCAGCATATTGCGGTAAATCTGCTGGATAGTGAGCAACGTAGCGAAAGCTATGGCATGCTAAACCCTCAAAAGCTGATTCCAGCGCTCATGACCGATGACAGCCAGTTGCTGACGCAGTCTTTGGCGATTTTAGAATATCTGGAAGAGCGCTATCCTGATGTATCGCCGCTTCTGCCCAAAGATATATTGGGTAGGGCGCGGGTGCGTTCATTGGCACAATCTATTGCTTGTGAAATATCGCCGCTTAATAACTTGCGGGTGTTGCGGTATTTAGTGCAGGATTTACAGGCAAGTGAGGAGCAAAAACTGCAATGGTACCGCCATTGGATTCATATTGGATTCGAAGCGGTGGAAGCGATGTTGCAGCAACGGCAAACAGGGCAATTCTGTCACGGCAATAGCCCTGGCATGGCCGATTGTTGTTTGGTGCCGCAAATATATAATGCACAACGATTTGATTGCGATTTAGAGCGCTATCCTACGATTATGCGCATTGGCGATGCATGTGCGGCCTTGCCAGCGTTTGCAGATGCCCATCCAGCCAAACAAGCAGATACGCCATTGGAAGAACAATAA